Proteins co-encoded in one Alphaproteobacteria bacterium PA2 genomic window:
- a CDS encoding heat-shock protein Hsp20, producing the protein MNRTMVFDSPFLLGFEHTRLLAERAAKAAAESYPPYNVEDRGEGALRITLAVAGFTPQTLQVTLEDRQLTIAGRRDDGGKTEDAYLHRGIAARGFVRAFVLADGMEVSAALLEHGLLHIDLIRPEPARLVRQIPIQTAG; encoded by the coding sequence ATGAACAGGACCATGGTGTTCGACAGCCCCTTCCTGCTCGGTTTCGAGCATACAAGGCTGCTGGCCGAACGGGCCGCCAAGGCGGCGGCGGAAAGTTATCCCCCCTATAATGTGGAAGACCGGGGCGAAGGCGCCCTGCGGATCACTTTGGCTGTGGCGGGCTTCACCCCCCAGACCCTGCAGGTGACCCTGGAGGACCGTCAGCTGACCATAGCCGGTCGCCGGGATGACGGGGGCAAGACCGAAGACGCCTACCTGCACCGTGGAATCGCCGCCCGCGGTTTTGTCCGCGCCTTTGTCCTGGCCGACGGCATGGAGGTTTCGGCCGCCCTGCTGGAGCACGGCCTGCTGCACATCGACCTGATCCGGCCCGAGCCCGCCCGGCTGGTGCGGCAGATACCCATTCAGACGGCCGGCTGA
- a CDS encoding TIGR02300 family protein codes for MAIPELGAKQICPNCQAKFYDLTKRPAHCPKCAHEFDPDEAVRSRRVRARATPVDHDLDDDQEAQVRGKNPDAEDEEEEEVVTPELDAVIDEPILAVDDDDEDGEPVAAPEDELAGFQEDDDLDDDEDSDVPFLEDDDEDDFVDTEIDGLPGEGEEDR; via the coding sequence TTGGCTATTCCCGAACTGGGCGCAAAGCAAATTTGCCCCAACTGCCAGGCTAAGTTCTACGACCTGACCAAACGCCCGGCCCACTGCCCGAAATGCGCCCACGAGTTTGACCCGGACGAAGCCGTCCGCAGCCGCCGTGTCCGCGCCCGCGCCACCCCCGTCGACCACGATCTTGATGACGATCAGGAAGCCCAGGTCCGCGGCAAGAATCCCGACGCGGAGGATGAGGAAGAAGAAGAGGTCGTCACTCCGGAACTGGACGCCGTCATTGACGAGCCGATCCTGGCCGTGGACGACGACGATGAGGATGGCGAGCCCGTCGCCGCGCCGGAAGACGAACTGGCCGGTTTCCAGGAAGACGACGACCTGGACGACGACGAAGACTCCGACGTGCCCTTCCTGGAAGACGACGATGAGGACGACTTTGTCGACACCGAAATCGACGGCCTGCCCGGCGAGGGCGAAGAAGACCGATAG